In one window of Cryptosporangium minutisporangium DNA:
- a CDS encoding MmcQ/YjbR family DNA-binding protein, with protein MADAQNVRRIAMALPHVVEIDSEGFDFRVANKGFVWSYPERAPGGPRRIRTDVAVLFVGDEAEKQALLLGEPELFFTTPAYDGLPLVMVRLERVDVDRLEELITDAWRMRAPEELADDLA; from the coding sequence ATGGCTGACGCGCAGAACGTGCGGCGGATCGCAATGGCGCTGCCGCACGTCGTCGAGATCGACAGCGAGGGCTTCGACTTCCGGGTCGCCAACAAGGGGTTCGTCTGGTCCTACCCGGAGCGGGCGCCGGGCGGCCCCCGCCGCATCCGCACCGACGTCGCGGTGCTCTTCGTCGGCGACGAGGCGGAGAAGCAGGCGTTGTTGCTCGGCGAGCCCGAACTCTTCTTCACCACCCCCGCCTACGACGGCCTGCCGCTCGTGATGGTGCGGCTGGAGCGCGTCGACGTCGATCGCCTGGAGGAGCTGATCACCGACGCGTGGCGGATGCGCGCCCCGGAGGAACTCGCCGACGATCTGGCGTGA
- a CDS encoding DUF2975 domain-containing protein, with the protein MITEHRAVAALRVFLVVLFGILVMFQTFSLPGQFAHMAEEDPDFAYLRWPATAVSAFWLLCVQVVIVAIWNLLTRVKNDRIFSEDSFRWVNAILGAIAAGWVVLLGVFLYVGFNATDPGLPLVLFLLLVGVAIVGLLMVVMRALLRQATNLHSDMQAVI; encoded by the coding sequence ATGATCACAGAGCATCGAGCGGTTGCCGCGCTCCGCGTCTTCCTCGTCGTCCTGTTCGGCATCCTGGTGATGTTTCAGACCTTTTCGCTGCCCGGACAATTCGCGCACATGGCGGAGGAGGACCCGGACTTCGCCTACCTGAGATGGCCGGCGACCGCCGTGTCCGCCTTCTGGCTGCTCTGCGTCCAGGTGGTGATCGTGGCGATCTGGAACCTGCTGACCCGGGTCAAGAACGACCGCATCTTCAGCGAGGACTCGTTCCGGTGGGTGAACGCGATCCTCGGGGCGATCGCCGCCGGCTGGGTCGTCCTGCTGGGCGTTTTCCTCTACGTCGGGTTCAACGCGACGGACCCGGGCCTGCCGCTGGTGCTGTTCCTTCTCCTGGTCGGCGTCGCGATCGTCGGGCTGCTGATGGTCGTCATGCGAGCGCTGCTGCGCCAGGCCACGAACCTGCACAGCGACATGCAAGCGGTGATCTGA
- a CDS encoding helix-turn-helix transcriptional regulator produces MPIVVRIDVELAKRKMSVGEFAERVGLTPANVAVLKNGRAKAVRFSTLEAMCRVLDCQPGDLLEWVEDGQAIPNDPAIQNDPALDAETELS; encoded by the coding sequence ATGCCCATCGTCGTACGGATCGACGTCGAACTGGCCAAACGCAAGATGAGCGTCGGAGAGTTCGCCGAACGAGTCGGACTCACGCCCGCGAACGTCGCGGTGCTCAAGAACGGGCGGGCCAAAGCCGTCCGGTTCAGCACCCTCGAAGCCATGTGCCGGGTACTCGACTGCCAACCCGGTGACCTCCTCGAATGGGTCGAGGACGGCCAAGCCATCCCGAACGACCCAGCCATTCAGAACGACCCAGCCCTCGACGCCGAAACGGAGCTCTCGTGA
- a CDS encoding TIGR03619 family F420-dependent LLM class oxidoreductase has protein sequence MKWTLAAALVPAGHLLDLARTAEENGYNSLALPDSVFYPEHVSAKYPYTKDGSRFWPAETEFIDPFVAIPAMAAVTTRLEFHTNVYKLPLRDPLLTAKQVASIAVMSDNRFALGVGLSWIPEEFAFTHTEMRTRGARTDEAIEIIKAVCAGKGPQWVEYHGRHYDFDRLMIAPAPDRPVPIYVGGHSEPALARTARIGDGWISVNTSPNKIIDACARLAELRAEHGRADQPFEIIAGPVGDVSRDDYRRLEDAGVTECQAAPWWQYGVPLDDHAGLIDATRRFADEVIARY, from the coding sequence GTGAAATGGACACTGGCAGCGGCGCTGGTGCCGGCCGGCCACCTTCTCGACCTCGCCCGCACGGCCGAAGAAAACGGCTACAACTCCCTGGCCTTACCCGACTCGGTGTTCTACCCCGAGCACGTCTCGGCCAAGTACCCGTACACCAAGGACGGCAGCCGGTTCTGGCCCGCGGAGACGGAGTTCATCGATCCGTTCGTCGCGATCCCGGCGATGGCCGCCGTCACCACCCGCCTGGAGTTCCACACCAACGTCTACAAGCTCCCGCTCCGCGACCCGCTCCTCACCGCCAAGCAGGTCGCGTCGATCGCGGTGATGTCGGACAACCGGTTCGCGCTCGGCGTCGGGCTCTCCTGGATCCCGGAGGAGTTCGCGTTCACCCACACCGAGATGCGCACCCGCGGCGCCCGGACCGACGAGGCCATCGAGATCATCAAAGCGGTGTGCGCCGGTAAAGGGCCGCAGTGGGTGGAGTACCACGGCCGTCACTACGACTTCGACCGGCTGATGATCGCCCCCGCACCCGACCGGCCGGTACCGATCTACGTCGGCGGTCACAGCGAGCCCGCACTGGCCCGCACCGCCCGGATCGGCGACGGCTGGATCTCCGTCAACACGTCCCCGAACAAGATCATCGACGCGTGCGCCCGGCTCGCCGAGCTACGCGCCGAGCACGGCCGGGCCGACCAGCCGTTCGAGATCATCGCCGGTCCGGTCGGCGACGTCAGCCGGGACGACTACCGGCGCCTGGAGGACGCCGGGGTCACCGAGTGCCAGGCCGCGCCCTGGTGGCAGTACGGCGTTCCGCTCGACGACCACGCCGGCCTGATCGACGCGACGCGTCGCTTCGCCGACGAGGTGATCGCCCGCTACTGA
- a CDS encoding M20/M25/M40 family metallo-hydrolase produces the protein MTTASDYLDAHRARLIEELIGWVRLRSVAGVPEYEIDLRRSANWLAGALRDTGFPLTEVWGPPDAPAVYAEWCAAPGAPTVLVYSHHDVRAAKDGEWEETPPFEPALRDGRLYGRGTSDAKGQVLAHLWGIRAHLATTGRDAPAVNLKFLVEGEEEAGSAQLEGLIGEHRERLDVDLIVFSDTMLWRADHPAVCTSVRGQLLAQLRVFGPLRDIHAGAVSGPAPNPILALSELLAKLLDDKGRIALPGFYDDVTDPSEQVREAYAALPFTVEDWLQRTESRAIAGEEGYTVLERLWARPAVEVLSIIGGDPIGVPRGAIPAEATASLSFRTVSDQTGAAVAEQLRRWVADTISDAVEYELTVAEEAAQEPYRIADDHPAVRVLADAMEDGFGAVPGRMGNAGGGPTELLGRALDAPVILFGTGLPEDRWHDSDERVSIDVLLAGAATLASLWSRLASDQPGGE, from the coding sequence ATGACCACCGCTTCGGACTATCTGGACGCCCACCGCGCGCGCTTGATCGAGGAGTTGATCGGCTGGGTGCGCCTCCGCTCCGTCGCCGGAGTCCCGGAATACGAGATCGACCTGCGCCGCTCCGCGAATTGGCTGGCCGGAGCGCTGCGCGACACCGGGTTCCCGCTCACCGAGGTCTGGGGCCCGCCGGACGCTCCTGCGGTGTACGCGGAGTGGTGCGCGGCGCCGGGGGCACCCACGGTGCTGGTCTACAGCCACCACGACGTCCGGGCGGCGAAGGACGGCGAGTGGGAGGAGACACCGCCGTTCGAACCCGCGCTGCGCGACGGCCGCCTCTACGGCCGCGGCACCTCCGACGCCAAGGGACAGGTGCTCGCCCACCTCTGGGGCATCCGCGCGCACCTGGCCACCACCGGACGCGACGCACCGGCCGTCAACCTCAAGTTCCTCGTCGAGGGCGAGGAGGAAGCCGGGAGCGCGCAGCTCGAGGGCCTGATCGGGGAGCACCGCGAGCGCCTCGACGTCGATCTGATCGTCTTCTCCGACACGATGCTCTGGCGGGCCGACCACCCGGCGGTCTGCACCAGCGTGCGCGGCCAGCTCCTGGCCCAGCTGCGGGTCTTCGGACCGCTCCGGGACATCCACGCCGGCGCGGTCTCCGGGCCGGCGCCGAACCCGATCCTGGCCCTCTCCGAGCTGCTGGCGAAGCTCCTGGACGACAAAGGTCGGATCGCGCTGCCCGGCTTCTACGACGACGTCACCGACCCGTCCGAGCAGGTCCGGGAGGCGTACGCCGCGCTGCCGTTCACGGTGGAGGACTGGCTGCAGCGGACGGAGAGCCGCGCGATCGCGGGCGAGGAGGGGTACACGGTCCTCGAGCGGCTCTGGGCGCGCCCGGCAGTCGAGGTCCTCAGCATCATCGGCGGCGACCCGATCGGAGTGCCCCGCGGCGCGATCCCGGCCGAAGCGACCGCGAGCCTGAGCTTCCGGACGGTCTCCGACCAAACCGGCGCGGCCGTGGCCGAGCAACTGCGCCGCTGGGTCGCCGACACGATCAGCGACGCCGTCGAGTACGAGCTCACGGTGGCCGAGGAGGCCGCCCAGGAGCCGTACCGGATCGCCGACGACCACCCCGCGGTCCGGGTACTGGCCGACGCGATGGAGGACGGGTTCGGAGCGGTTCCCGGCCGGATGGGCAACGCGGGCGGTGGCCCGACCGAGCTGCTGGGCCGCGCGCTGGACGCCCCGGTGATCCTGTTCGGCACCGGGCTGCCCGAGGACCGGTGGCACGACAGCGACGAGCGGGTGTCGATCGACGTCCTGCTGGCCGGTGCCGCCACCCTGGCCTCACTCTGGTCGCGGCTGGCGTCCGACCAGCCGGGCGGGGAGTGA
- a CDS encoding anti-sigma factor antagonist (This anti-anti-sigma factor, or anti-sigma factor antagonist, belongs to a family that includes characterized members SpoIIAA, RsbV, RsfA, and RsfB.) — MSIDELLPPDRPLSLTIRGHESVPVIEIRGELEERNAPRLPELVERVLQESAPRRVVLDLSGVTFMTAAGVRALLFARRAVESTATPLVLCAPSPIARTVLRATGDVRYFHIQRDAPAEG, encoded by the coding sequence GTGTCCATCGACGAACTGCTCCCGCCCGACCGCCCGTTGTCGCTGACGATCCGTGGCCACGAGAGCGTGCCGGTGATCGAGATCCGCGGCGAGCTCGAGGAGCGGAACGCACCCCGCCTTCCGGAGCTGGTCGAACGCGTGCTGCAGGAGTCCGCTCCGCGCCGCGTCGTCCTCGACCTCTCGGGGGTCACGTTCATGACCGCCGCCGGTGTCCGGGCGCTGCTGTTCGCCCGCCGGGCGGTGGAGTCCACCGCGACGCCGCTGGTTCTGTGCGCCCCCTCCCCCATCGCGCGCACGGTCCTTCGGGCGACCGGTGACGTCCGGTACTTCCACATCCAGCGGGATGCACCAGCCGAAGGGTAG
- a CDS encoding GAF and ANTAR domain-containing protein, which translates to MELTENQLREITALAGAVLGQDDLVGTLQEITRIAARIVPGTDAVSITTFQDGRPTAVAFSDEWAKELDELQFDEREGPCLDATRTGNLFRMQDLEADTRWPAYTERATRHGARSAVSIPLHSEVGNFGAMNLYSRTPDAFTGEAVALAQVLAGQAGHASLVAAAFFRHRDLAEQLREAIRSRSVIDQAMGVLMAQRKITADAAFGLLRDASQHRNVKLRLVAQEVVDTGTLPGRG; encoded by the coding sequence ATGGAGCTGACCGAGAACCAGCTGCGCGAGATCACGGCATTGGCCGGGGCGGTGCTCGGCCAGGACGACCTCGTGGGCACTCTGCAGGAGATCACCCGGATCGCGGCCCGGATCGTGCCGGGGACCGACGCCGTCTCGATCACGACGTTCCAGGACGGCCGCCCCACCGCCGTCGCGTTCAGCGACGAGTGGGCGAAAGAGCTCGACGAGCTGCAGTTCGACGAGCGCGAAGGCCCCTGTCTCGACGCGACCCGCACCGGCAACCTCTTCCGCATGCAGGACCTGGAAGCGGACACGCGCTGGCCCGCCTACACCGAGCGGGCGACCCGCCACGGCGCCCGGAGCGCGGTGTCGATCCCGCTGCACTCCGAGGTCGGGAACTTTGGCGCGATGAACCTCTACTCCCGGACGCCGGACGCGTTCACCGGTGAGGCCGTCGCGCTCGCCCAGGTCCTCGCCGGCCAGGCCGGCCACGCCAGCCTGGTCGCCGCCGCGTTCTTCCGCCACCGCGACCTCGCCGAGCAGCTGCGCGAGGCGATCCGCTCCCGCAGCGTCATCGACCAGGCGATGGGGGTGCTGATGGCGCAGCGCAAGATCACCGCGGACGCCGCGTTCGGGCTGCTCCGGGACGCTTCCCAGCACCGGAACGTCAAGCTTCGCCTGGTGGCGCAGGAGGTCGTCGACACCGGCACGCTGCCCGGCCGCGGCTGA